The genomic window CTACAGTATATTTTAGTAATGTAGCAGATAGCGATCGCGGCACTTTTTACCCAGCCAATGACCCCAATACACCCAACTTCTGCTCTAGTAGCAACACCAATGGGGCTATAGTTGTAGAAATCACCCGCACTCTGATTTTACCCGTGCTACCCTTTGCAACTGGTAGCGGTACACCTCCAGAATCTTACGGCTTTGTACGCTTTAGAGCTAAAGTAAAGTAAAAGTTGGGCATTAGTTTTCCCTGTCACCTGTCACCTGTTACCTGTCACCTCTAGCCTAACCACCGCTAACGGGTGGAATTAACACCACTTCATCACCATTTTTTAAGACTGTATCGGGTTCGACAAAAATCAAATTAATCCCAAAGCGGGTAACATCGCGCCATTGGCTGAGTTTTGGGTGTTCGGTAATCAGGCGATCGCACACTGCGCTAACAGGTGTACCATAAGGAAAATCTAACACTAGCTCTGGTACTCCATAGGTTTCTTGATAGACAGCAAATAATTTGACGGTGATGGTGATGGCAGAATTGCACATATAATTTTATCGTCCGGGGTTTTACGGTACGAGCCTTGTTAAGGACGTAGACTAGATTGACAAGGTTTCTAACGTTTGGGCGATTATTTGAGGTTTACTGTTGACTATCACTAACAAAAACCCTAACTTTTTGTTTTAACGGTCGTTATATACACTTTATTTAAAATTTATTTAATTTTTGAGCAAAATGCAACCCGAATTCAACTTTTTTCAGCATTGGTATCCAGTATCACCCATTGAAGATATCGATCCTCAACGACC from Nostoc sp. UHCC 0870 includes these protein-coding regions:
- a CDS encoding MoaD/ThiS family protein, encoding MCNSAITITVKLFAVYQETYGVPELVLDFPYGTPVSAVCDRLITEHPKLSQWRDVTRFGINLIFVEPDTVLKNGDEVVLIPPVSGG